One Nicotiana tomentosiformis chromosome 4, ASM39032v3, whole genome shotgun sequence genomic window carries:
- the LOC104092082 gene encoding outer envelope pore protein 21B, chloroplastic, giving the protein METSLRYGVDSKSLLIHAKEKFPLNSLTHLQGHAELDTRIGAPTYLSGMIRRYFPDQYASLAVGVQYYRRQKLWYNIRGKKAFPVTADERSLHFHIKGKYDVDEKLLEKKSRVAAEFTWNIMNVKKDQDVRLKVGYEVIEKVPYFQIRENNWTLNVNNSGKWKVRYDL; this is encoded by the exons ATGGAGACGTCACTTCGTTATGGCGTGGATTCCAAGAGTCTATTGATTCATGCTAAGGAGAAATTCCCCCTCAACTCCCTCACCCACTTGCAG GGTCATGCAGAACTAGACACCAGAATTGGAGCTCCAACTTATCTGAGTGGAATGATAAGGCGATACTTTCCTGAT CAATACGCCAGCCTCGCTGTTGGAGTGCAGTATTATAGGCGTCAAAAGCTCTGGTATAATATTCGTGGTAAAAAGGCATTTCCAGTGACTGCAGATGAGCGGTCACTACACTTTCATATCAAGGGCAAGTACGatgtggatgagaaacttctggAG AAAAAATCAAGAGTTGCTGCTGAATTTACTTGGAACATCATGAATGTGAAAAAAGACCAAGATGTGAGGCTCAAAGTTGGATATGAAGTCATTGAAAAG gtTCCTTACTTTCAGATCAGAGAAAACAACTGGACACTCAATGTCAACAATAGTGGGAAATGGAAAGTGAGATATGACTTATGA
- the LOC104092081 gene encoding RING-H2 finger protein ATL80: MANTDPSPIHGGVKPSTSPSPATSSSRIGNVDSDFVVILAALLCALICVLGLVAVARCAWIRRISARATGNSAFSSPPANKGLKKKVLKSLPKLSYTTEHAAKFSECAICLAEFVVGDEIRVLPQCGHGFHVGCIDTWLGSHSSCPSCRQILVVTRCHKCGELPVASSSSAAGAEPESRLPRNYHVNAFLP; this comes from the coding sequence ATGGCTAATACTGATCCTTCACCTATTCACGGCGGCGTTAAACCGTCCACTTCACCTTCTCCGGCGACTTCCTCCTCACGTATTGGCAACGTCGATTCCGACTTCGTCGTTATCCTCGCCGCTCTCCTTTGCGCCCTTATTTGCGTCCTCGGTCTCGTTGCCGTTGCTCGTTGCGCCTGGATCCGACGGATCTCGGCCAGAGCCACCGGAAATTCAGCTTTTTCATCACCTCCGGCGAACAAAGGTTTGAAAAAGAAGGTCCTCAAGTCGCTTCCGAAGCTCAGTTACACGACGGAACATGCCGCGAAATTCTCCGAATGTGCCATTTGCCTGGCGGAATTCGTCGTCGGAGATGAGATTCGAGTGCTGCCGCAGTGTGGCCATGGCTTCCACGTAGGATGCATCGATACCTGGTTAGGCTCGCATTCGTCGTGTCCGTCTTGCCGGCAGATCCTAGTAGTGACGAGATGCCATAAGTGCGGTGAGTTGCCTGTGGCGAGCTCGTCGTCGGCTGCCGGAGCTGAGCCGGAAAGCCGATTACCGAGAAATTATCACGTAAATGCATTTCTACCTTAA
- the LOC104092080 gene encoding monosaccharide-sensing protein 2 encodes MNGAVLVALAATIGNFLQGWDNATIAGAVVYIKKELTLDASVEGLVVAMSLIGATLVTTCSGTISDSFGRRPMLILSSMFYFLSGLIMLWSPNVYVLLIARLLDGFGIGLAVTLVPLYISETAPSEIRGSLNTLPQFTGSSGMFLAYCMIFGMSLMTSPSWRLMLGVLSVPSLIYFVLTVLYLPESPRWLVSKGRMLEAKQVLQKLRGMEDVSGEMALLVEGLAVGNDPSIEEYIIGPANELTEDQELTTDKDHMKLYGPEEGLSWVAKPVPAQSSLALVSRQGSMVQQSVPLMDPLVTLFGSIHEKLPDTGSMRSMLFPNFGSMISTMDPHIKDDHWDEESLQREGDRYPSDGSGADSDDNLQSPLISRQTTAVENMVPLPHGSTLSVRRHSSLMQGNAGEGVGSMGIGGGWQLAWKWSEREGEDGSKEGGFKRIYLHQEGVPGSQRGSLVSVPGGDIPEDGEFIQAAALVSQPALYSKELMGQHPVGPAMVHPSETASKGPSWAALLEPGVKSALIVGIGIQILQQFSGINGVMYYTPQILEQAGVGVLLSNFGIASDSASFLISALTNFLMLPSVAIAMRFMDVAGRRTLLLYTIPVLILSLILLVIGNTVNLGSVAHAVVSTVCVILYFCFFVTGYGPIPNILCAEIFPTRVRGLCIAICALVFWICDVIVTYTLPVMLSSIGLAGVFGIYAVVCVISWFFVFLRVPETKGMPLEVITEFFAVGARQAAMAKHE; translated from the exons ATGAATGGTGCTGTTTTAGTTGCGCTTGCCGCAACCATTGGAAACTTTTTGCAGGGTTGGGATAATGCTACTATTGCTG GAGCTGTTGTATACATAAAGAAGGAACTTACTTTGGATGCTTCAGTGGAAGGACTTGTTGTTGCTATGTCACTCATTGGAGCGACGCTTGTCACAACTTGTTCTGGAACCATATCGGACAGCTTTGGTCGTCGCCCTATGCTTATCCTCTCATCCATGTTTTATTTCCTCAGTGGCTTAATAATGTTGTGGTCACCTAATGTTTATGTCCTGCTTATAGCTAGACTCTTAGATGGGTTTGGGATTGGATTAGCGGTTACACTTGTCCCATTATATATTTCTGAGACTGCTCCATCGGAAATACGAGGGTCACTTAATACTCTTCCACAGTTCACTGGTTCTAGTGGAATGTTCTTGGCCTACTGCATGATTTTTGGAATGTCCTTGATGACCTCGCCGAGTTGGCGACTGATGTTGGGTGTTCTTTCAGTTCCTTCTCTTATCTATTTCGTATTAACTGTACTTTATTTGCCTGAATCTCCTCGATGGCTCGTCAGTAAAGGAAGAATGCTTGAGGCAAAACAAGTTTTGCAGAAATTGCGTGGCATGGAGGATGTTTCAG GGGAGATGGCATTGCTTGTTGAAGGTTTGGCGGTTGGTAATGATCCATCAATAGAAGAGTATATCATTGGTCCAGCTAATGAGCTTACTGAAGATCAGGAGCTGACTACTGATAAAGATCATATGAAGTTGTATGGCCCAGAGGAAGGCCTCTCGTGGGTGGCAAAGCCAGTTCCTGCCCAGAGTAGTCTCGCTCTTGTGTCCAGGCAAGGGAGCATGGTGCAGCAGAGTGTGCCTCTTATGGATCCTCTTGTGACTCTATTTGGTAGCATCCATGAAAAGCTCCCTGATACAGGAAGTATGAGAAGCATGCTATTCCCCAATTTCGGCAGCATGATCAGCACCATGGATCCTCACATCAAAGATGATCACTGGGATGAGGAGAGTCTGCAGAGAGAAGGTGACCGTTATCCTTCAGATGGTAGCGGTGCAGACTCTGATGACAATCTACAAAGTCCATtgatatcacgtcaaacaaccgCCGTAGAAAACATGGTCCCTCTTCCCCATGGCAGCACTCTGAGCGTGAGACGGCATAGCAGCCTCATGCAAGGCAATGCTGGAGAAGGGGTAGGCAGCATGGGAATTGGTGGCGGTTGGCAGTTGGCATGGAAATGGTCTGAGAGGGAAGGTGAAGATGGAAGTAAGGAAGGAGGTTTCAAAAGGATATATTTGCATCAGGAGGGTGTCCCTGGCTCTCAGCGTGGGTCACTTGTTTCAGTTCCTGGTGGTgatattcctgaagatggtgAATTCATACAGGCTGCTGCTTTGGTAAGTCAGCCTGCACTTTACTCCAAGGAACTTATGGGTCAGCATCCCGTTGGACCAGCGATGGTCCATCCATCTGAAACTGCGTCAAAAGGTCCCAGTTGGGCtgctcttctcgaaccaggagtCAAAAGTGCGCTCATTGTTGGAATTGGAATTCAAATATTGCAACAG TTTTCTGGTATAAATGGAGTGATGTACTACACTCCTCAAATTCTTGAGCAGGCAGGTGTAGGAGTTCTTCTTTCTAACTTTGGCATTGCATCAGACTCAGCATCCTTCCTCATCAGTGCGTTAACAAACTTTCTGATGCTCCCTTCTGTAGCTATTGCAATGCGATTCATGGACGTTGCCGGCAGAAG GACACTTCTGCTGTACACTATCCCAGTTCTCATACTATCCCTCATCTTGCTTGTCATCGGTAATACTGTGAACCTCGGGAGTGTGGCTCATGCTGTAGTTTCTACTGTTTGCGTGATTCTCTACTTTTGCTTCTTTGTAACTGGCTACGGACCAATCCCAAATATCCTCTGCGCGGAAATCTTTCCCACGAGGGTTCGTGGTTTGTGCATTGCCATATGTGCTCTGGTTTTCTGGATATGCGATGTCATTGTGACGTACACACTGCCCGTGATGCTCAGTTCGATTGGCTTAGCTGGAGTGTTCGGTATTTATGCCGTTGTATGTGTCATTTCTTGGTTTTTTGTCTTCTTGAGGGTTCCTGAAACCAAAGGCATGCCCTTAGAAGTCATTACAGAGTTTTTCGCTGTTGGTGCAAGACAAGCTGCTATGGCGAAGCACGAGTAG